In Clostridiales bacterium, the genomic stretch AAACTCTTTTTTGATAAGAGTAACCTTGCCTTTTGCTTCCTCTAGCGAACTTAAACAAAGCTTAGCGAGCTCCAAGCCTTTTTGATATAACTCAATGCCCTCGTCCAATTGAGTGTCTTTGTCTTCAAGCTTTTGGATGATATTATTGAGATTGTCCATCGCTTCTTCAAATCTCATGGTTTTAAAACCGCCTTTTTAAATTTTTAGTTTATTATAATATATTTGCATTAACTTTTCCGTCTACAAAGCACAAAGCGACTTCATCGCCTTTGTTGACATCTTTAACAGAATTAATGCTTTTTCCGTCTTTATATACTTTTGCATAGCCCAAAGATAATATTTTTTTGGGGTCGTTTGATTTTAACATAGAGTATGCTTGGGCATAAAGATTATATCTATCATTTAAGAAAGAAATATTTTGAAGCTTATTAACTTTGAACAAGATTTTATCGCGAATACGGTATAACTTGCTTTCCGCGACCGAGCTAAGTTTTAAAATGCTATAATTCAATTTTGAATAATTATATTTATAAAACTCGGACAAAGATTTTGCAAGGTATTTTATTTTTTGTTTGATATTATCAATTATTTCTTGGGTGTTTTTGGTTAATATTTCGGCCGCCGCGCTGGGAGTCGGCATCCTTAAATCCGCCGCAAAATCGCAAAGCGTATAATCGGTTTCATGCCCCACAGCCGAAACCACAAATTTTTTGCACATAGCCACAGCCCTTGCGACCTCTTCGGTATTAAACGCCGAAAGGTCTTCGTAAGTCCCTCCGCCTCTGGCAACCAAAATGCAATCTATTTGGTCATAAACTTCAAGTTGTTTTATCGCGTCCGCAATCTCATACTCAGCGCCTATGCCCTGCACTCTCACGGGATAAACGGCTATATTGACGCCTTTATCTCTTCTTGTCGCAACGCTTATAATATCATAAATAGCCGCGCCTTCGGCGCTTGTTATGACGCCTATTTTATTGATATGTTTTGGAAACGGATTTTTAATATCAAACAGGCCCTCGTTTTTGAGTTTTTCTTTGAGTTTTAAAAATTTTAGATATTCTTCGCCTTCGCCTGCGACATCAATTTTATTA encodes the following:
- the xseB gene encoding exodeoxyribonuclease VII small subunit, with protein sequence MRFEEAMDNLNNIIQKLEDKDTQLDEGIELYQKGLELAKLCLSSLEEAKGKVTLIKKEFSKLTEEPFGQEY
- the xseA gene encoding exodeoxyribonuclease VII large subunit; its protein translation is MRTYSVFQLTSYLKNVIDSEELLKNIIICGEISNFKVTGPNAYFTLKDDQAQIPCVFFEYVPQFLIKEGDKVYCQGSPSFYIRGGRLSFIVNKIDVAGEGEEYLKFLKLKEKLKNEGLFDIKNPFPKHINKIGVITSAEGAAIYDIISVATRRDKGVNIAVYPVRVQGIGAEYEIADAIKQLEVYDQIDCILVARGGGTYEDLSAFNTEEVARAVAMCKKFVVSAVGHETDYTLCDFAADLRMPTPSAAAEILTKNTQEIIDNIKQKIKYLAKSLSEFYKYNYSKLNYSILKLSSVAESKLYRIRDKILFKVNKLQNISFLNDRYNLYAQAYSMLKSNDPKKILSLGYAKVYKDGKSINSVKDVNKGDEVALCFVDGKVNANIL